The following are encoded together in the Macrobrachium rosenbergii isolate ZJJX-2024 chromosome 21, ASM4041242v1, whole genome shotgun sequence genome:
- the LOC136849767 gene encoding mucin-21-like, whose product MNILVCLSALIASAVGRYAYRFSDGYLDILGGEPNRVFDCTGRPYGYYADVATGCQVFHICLPIPNAAGDVVDMAQYSFFCGNQTVFSQDSLTCAHPQFAFPCEESELLFDISNADFGVIPDKDRNSGDFGRRTPSTGTTNDNFGRSVAVAGTASSDLRSGTTNDGTATSENRTAFSVGAASSDLSSEAPNAGSVNSESRTTFSAATAGSDLSSGALSTGTGSSNLSSGTPTPGTASNSLISGTPNAGTARNNLISGTPNAGTASSNLISGKPNAGTATSNLIRGTPNGRTGSSNLTSGTPNSGTASNNLNSVTPNVGTARSNLISGTPNAGTISIDSVSGTPNTGTTRGSSISRTSNAGTASSDLVSGTPSYGTASSESRTTLSAGTASSNLIRGILNAGSAGSNLISRTPSAGFADSQSGATFSAGTAGSNLSSGTSSAESAGSNLSSATPGYGTAGSHSRTTFIAGTTSSNLSSGTSSAGSNLSSGTPGYGTTSSQSRATFSAGTAGSNLSSGTPSAGSAGNNLSSGTPGYGTASSQSRAAFSAGTAGSNLSSGTPSAGSNLISRIASAGTASSQSRATFTAGTAGSNLSRSTSSAGSAGSISSSGTPSYGTVNSEGRATFSAGTTGSNLSSATPSYGTASSEDKATFSAESASSNLNSGTPRAETASSGFGRKTPIPGTASSESTRAFSAGTASSEFGRKTPIPGTASSESTRAFSAEAASSGVSRGTHDGDTPNKEVGRTLAADDTKAGTVVILAAEGVNQDLKEESSAHLSDLSRHASNGGNTYLSNPEEPDLYLPDPEATDVNIDIVEDE is encoded by the coding sequence ATGAACATCCTCGTCTGCCTGTCAGCACTCATCGCCTCTGCAGTTGGCCGCTACGCCTACAGATTCTCAGATGGGTACCTGGACATTCTAGGGGGCGAACCCAACCGAGTTTTTGACTGCACGGGACGCCCCTACGGTTACTACGCTGACGTTGCCACCGGTtgccaggtcttccacatctgccTGCCAATACCCAACGCAGCTGGGGACGTCGTCGACATGGCGCAGTACTCCTTCTTCTGCGGGAACCAGACGGTCTTCAGTCAAGATTCCCTCACTTGTGCTCACCCTCAGTTTGCCTTTCCCTGCGAGGAATCGGAGCTTCTCTTTGACATCTCCAACGCCGATTTTGGTGTCATCCCTGATAAGGACAGAAACAGCGGCGATTTTGGCAGGAGGACGCCAAGTACTGGAACCACCAACGACAATTTCGGCAGAAGTGTAGCAGTTGCTGGAACTGCTAGCAGCGATTTAAGAAGTGGAACAACTAATGATGGAACTGCCACCAGCGAGAATAGGACAGCCTTTAGTGTTGGAGCTGCTAGCAGTGATTTAAGCAGTGAGGCACCTAATGCTGGAAGTGTCAACAGCGAGAGCAGGACAACCTTTAGTGCCGCAACTGCTGGCAGTGATTTAAGCAGTGGGGCACTTAGTACTGGAACTGGAAGCAGCAATTTAAGCAGTGGGACTCCTACTCCTGGAACTGCTAGCAACAGTTTAATCAGTGGGACACCAAATGCTGGAACTGCTCGCAACAATTTGATCAGTGGGACACCTAATGCTGGAACTGCTAGCAGCAATTTAATCAGTGGGAAACCTAATGCTGGAACTGCTACAAGCAATTTAATCAGAGGGACACCAAATGGTAGAACTGGTAGCAGCAATTTAACAAGTGGCACACCTAATTCTGGAACTGCTAGCAACAATTTAAACAGTGTGACACCTAATGTTGGAACTGCTAGAAGCAATTTAATCAGCGGGACACCTAATGCCGGAACTATTAGCATCGATTCAGTCAGTGGGACACCTAATACTGGAACTACTAGAGGCAGTTCAATCAGTAGAACATCTAATGCTGGAACTGCTAGCAGCGATTTAGTCAGTGGAACACCTAGTTATGGAACTGCCAGCAGCGAGAGCAGGACAACCTTAAGTGCTGGAACTGCTAGCAGCAATTTAATCAGAGGGATACTTAATGCTGGAAGTGCTGGCAGCAATTTAATCAGCAGGACACCTAGTGCTGGTTTTGCTGACAGCCAGAGCGGGGCAACCTTTAGTGCTGGAACTGCTGGTAGCAATTTAAGCAGTGGTACATCTAGTGCTGAAAGTGCTGGCAGCAATTTAAGCAGTGCTACACCTGGTTATGGAACTGCTGGCAGCCACAGTAGGACAACCTTTATTGCTGGAACTACTAGTAGCAATTTAAGCAGTGGTACATCTAGTGCCGGCAGCAATTTAAGCAGTGGCACACCTGGTTATGGAACTACTAGCAGCCAGAGTAGGGCAACCTTTAGTGCTGGAACTGCTGGTAGCAATTTAAGCAGTGGTACACCTAGTGCTGGAAGTGCTGGCAACAATTTAAGCAGTGGTACACCTGGTTATGGAACTGCTAGCAGCCAGAGTAGGGCAGCCTTTAGTGCTGGAACTGCTGGTAGCAATTTAAGCAGTGGTACACCTAGTGCTGGAAGTAATTTAATCAGCAGGATAGCAAGTGCTGGAACTGCTAGCAGCCAGAGTAGAGCTACCTTTACTGCTGGAACTGCTGGTAGTAATTTAAGCCGTAGTACGTCTAGTGCTGGAAGTGCTGGCAGCATTTCAAGCAGTGGTACACCTAGTTACGGAACTGTTAACAGCGAGGGAAGGGCAACCTTTAGTGCTGGAACTACTGGCAGCAATTTAAGCAGTGCTACACCTAGTTATGGAACAGCTAGCAGTGAGGATAAAGCAACCTTTAGTGCTGAAAGTGCTAGCAGCAATTTAAACAGTGGCACACCTAGAGCTGAAACTGCTAGCAGTGGGTTCGGTAGGAAAACGCCTATTCCAGGAACTGCTAGCAGCGAAAGCACCAGAGCCTTTAGTGCTGGAACAGCTAGCAGTGAGTTCGGTAGGAAAACGCCTATTCCGGGAACTGCTAGCAGCGAAAGCACGAGAGCCTTTAGTGCTGAAGCAGCTAGCAGTGGTGTAAGCAGGGGGACACATGATGGTGATACTCCAAACAAAGAGGTTGGCAGGACTTTGGCCGCAGATGACACTAAAGCTGGTACTGTTGTCATTTTAGCTGCTGAAGGTGTTAATCAGGATCTTAAGGAGGAAAGCAGCGCTCATCTGTCAGATCTTAGCAGGCATGCCAGCAACGGTGGCAATACATATCTATCGAATCCAGAAGAACCTGATTTGTATTTACCCGATCCTGAAGCGACTGACGTTAATATAGATATAGTTGAGGATGAATAA